In Zingiber officinale cultivar Zhangliang chromosome 1A, Zo_v1.1, whole genome shotgun sequence, a genomic segment contains:
- the LOC122008090 gene encoding pollen receptor-like kinase 3, translating into MTDATALLFLKDSFTGAGDALNSWSSSSTFSPCSWSGVICDSGVVTGLRLAGLGLAGTINVTALSHFKGLHSISFNNNNFNGQLPPGFDSLQSLKSVFLSHNAFSGEIPDGAFASMRSLKKLWLNNNQFTGRIPAISNVSKLIEIRLEGNAFEGAIPSIDISSLKSFDVSNNRLTGPIPATLARFSAASFVGNPGLCGPPLDSTSCETPPPTSQPSANREPPEKQSRLGTVIGALFGIVAAVLILIAVLVMLCRRRSGEEKNETVGFTASAEAMESAEVPSTAIPTATATAGFVQKPQDKESGSKSSRKRSAGSTRSPAAATAAATDLVMVNEDRGTFGLTDLMKATAEVLGNGSLGSAYRATMTNGLSVAVKRMRDMNRVSKEAFEVEMRRLGMLRHPNVLTPLAYHYRKEEKLIVSQYVPKGSLRYILHGDRGAAHRALDCPTRLKVALGIARGMAYLHAELAALDVPHGNLKSANILLGDDFEPLIADHGLASLVSVAQSSQVMFAYRTPEGAQHRTVSPKSDVFCLGVIILELATGKFPSQYMNNTKGGTDVVQWAASAIAEKREEELVDTDAAGPGAPEGMVRLLRVGAACANSNPEQRPEMLEVAELIEEIVSAVAGEVEQS; encoded by the exons ATGACCGACGCCACCGCCCTCCTCTTCCTCAAGGACTCCTTCACCGGTGCTGGCGACGCCCTCAACTCCTGGTCCTCTTCCTCCACCTTCTCCCCTTGCAGCTGGTCCGGCGTCATCTGCGACAGCGGCGTCGTCACCGGCCTCCGCCTCGCCGGGCTTGGCCTCGCGGGGACCATCAACGTGACGGCTCTCTCCCACTTCAAGGGCCTCCATTCCATCAGCTTCAATAATAACAACTTTAACGGTCAACTACCGCCGGGCTTCGACAGCCTCCAAAGCCTCAAGTCTGTTTTTCTCTCTCACAATGCCTTCTCCGGCGAGATCCCTGACGGAGCCTTCGCTTCCATGCGCTCCCTCAAGAAGCTCTGGCTCAACAACAACCAATTCACGGGGCGCATCCCGGCCATCTCCAACGTCTCCAAGCTCATCGAGATTCGGTTGGAGGGCAACGCCTTCGAAGGCGCCATTCCTTCTATTGACATCTCCTCACTCAAGTCGTTCGACGTGTCGAACAACCGCCTCACCGGTCCTATTCCCGCTACCTTGGCTCGATTCAGCGCCGCCTCTTTCGTCGGGAATCCAGGTCTGTGCGGACCTCCTCTCGACTCCACCTCCTGTGAAACACCGCCACCGACCTCACAACCGTCGGCGAATCGAGAGCCTCCAGAGAAACAGAGTCGCCTCGGGACAGTCATTGGCGCCTTGTTCGGGATTGTAGCTGCGGTTCTCATCCTCATCGCCGTACTTGTGATGCTCTGCCGCCGTCGATCGGGGGAGGAAAAGAACGAAACGGTCGGCTTTACGGCGTCCGCAGAAGCCATGGAGTCGGCGGAAGTGCCCAGTACTGCGATCCCTACCGCCACCGCGACGGCCGGATTCGTCCAAAAGCCGCAAGACAAGGAGTCAGGGTCGAAGTCGAGCCGCAAGCGGTCTGCCGGCTCGACCCGTAGCCCGGcggcggcgacggcggcggcCACCGACTTGGTCATGGTTAACGAAGACAGGGGAACGTTCGGCCTCACGGACCTGATGAAGGCCACGGCAGAAGTGCTCGGCAACGGCAGCTTAGGCTCCGCCTACAGGGCCACCATGACCAACGGCTTGAGCGTCGCCGTCAAGCGCATGCGCGACATGAACCGGGTGAGCAAGGAGGCCTTCGAAGTCGAGATGCGGCGCCTCGGGATGCTCCGGCACCCCAACGTCCTCACTCCCCTGGCCTACCATTAccgcaaggaggagaagctcaTCGTCTCCCAGTACGTCCCCAAGGGAAGCCTGCGCTACATTCTCCATG GCGATCGGGGAGCAGCGCACCGTGCATTGGATTGTCCCACGCGGCTCAAGGTAGCGCTGGGGATCGCGCGCGGCATGGCGTACCTCCACGCCGAGCTCGCCGCTCTCGACGTGCCGCACGGGAACCTGAAGTCCGCCAACATCCTCCTCGGCGACGACTTCGAGCCGCTGATCGCCGACCACGGCCTCGCGTCGCTGGTGAGCGTGGCGCAGTCGTCGCAGGTCATGTTCGCGTACCGGACGCCGGAGGGCGCGCAGCACCGCACCGTGTCCCCCAAGTCCGACGTCTTCTGCCTCGGCGTCATCATCCTCGAGCTGGCCACCGGGAAGTTCCCGTCGCAGTACATGAACAACACCAAGGGCGGGACGGACGTGGTGCAATGGGCGGCGTCGGCCATCGCCGAAAAGCGGGAAGAGGAGCTGGTGGACACGGACGCCGCCGGCCCAGGCGCGCCCGAAGGAATGGTGCGCCTCCTCAGGGTGGGCGCCGCTTGTGCCAACTCGAACCCAGAACAGAGGCCTGAAATGTTGGAGGTGGCAGAGCTCATCGAGGAGATCGTTAGCGCCGTCGCCGGCGAGGTGGAGCAGTCGTAG